The Wansuia hejianensis genomic interval ATTGGGAAGCGGTGTGGATGTCTGTTATCCCCGGGCTAATTATCCTCTCTACAGAAGAATTCTTCAGGAAGGCGGCGGAATACTGTCTGAGTTTGAACCGGGAACCAGGCCGGAGCCCTGGCATTTTCCAATCCGCAACCGGATCATCAGCGGGCTGGCCGATCTGGTTCTGGTGATAGAAGCCAGAAGCAGGAGCGGTTCACTGATAACTGCAGATTACGCCTTGGAGCAGGGGAAAAGTGTATATGCCGTGCCCGGGCGCACCGGAGATGAACTCAGCGAGGGCTGTAATGAACTGATTTCACAGGGAGCCGGGATCGCCTGTTCGCCTGCCTCGCTATTGGAGGAGCTGGGGATTTTCGCAGGGGAGTCTGAGGAAAACGCGGGGACAGACGGGGATATTTCGGGAGGGCGCAAGGAGAACCTGCCGAAAAATTTACAAATAGTTTATAATCAGCTGGCGGGCGGCGAAAAAAGTCTGGAAGAATTAAGGCTCCACACTGGATTGCCGATGGGGATTTTGTCCAATGTTATATTGGAATTGCAGCTAAAGGGGTGGATTCGGGAGCTGTACCCTGGGCGTTACGCCAGACGCCGGTGATACTGAATAAATACCGTTTCATTCAGAGGAAACAATAATTGGAAACAGAAATGCGGAAGAAAAGGACTTGCAAGAATTTTTTTTTTGTTGTATATTTGACTAAATTTGGTTTAAATATAGAAGCAACGGGAATCAGGAGGCAATGAGGTGGCAAAGTATCTGGTAATCGTAGAATCACCGGCGAAAGTAAAAACTGTAAAGAAATTTCTGGGCGCTAATTATGAAGTGGCGGCTTCCAACGGCCACGTGCGGGATTTGCCGAAGAGTCAGCTGGGCATTGACGTAGAACATGATTTCGAGCCAAAATATATCACAATCAGGGGAAAGGGGGAGCTTCTGGCGGGCCTTCGGAAATCTGCGAAGAAAGCGGACAAGGTATATCTGGCGACTGACCCTGACCGGGAAGGGGAAGCGATCTCCTGGCACCTGTCCAAGGCGTTAAATCTGGATGACAAGAAGATGCGCCGGATCACATTTAATGAAATCACGAAGAC includes:
- the dprA gene encoding DNA-processing protein DprA; its protein translation is MGRAVYYDRKNPEYPERLRKLERMPGGLYVLGTLPKDSSKSVAVVGARACSAYGRQEAIRFSRALAARGVQIISGLAYGIDAWAHHGALEGGGKTFAVLGSGVDVCYPRANYPLYRRILQEGGGILSEFEPGTRPEPWHFPIRNRIISGLADLVLVIEARSRSGSLITADYALEQGKSVYAVPGRTGDELSEGCNELISQGAGIACSPASLLEELGIFAGESEENAGTDGDISGGRKENLPKNLQIVYNQLAGGEKSLEELRLHTGLPMGILSNVILELQLKGWIRELYPGRYARRR